In the Lepus europaeus isolate LE1 chromosome 18, mLepTim1.pri, whole genome shotgun sequence genome, one interval contains:
- the MRM3 gene encoding rRNA methyltransferase 3, mitochondrial isoform X1: MAALAGAARRGLRPVLSPAVQAGALDARRWVRALRRSPVNVVLSSGQVVGRKPPRTAASEAGGQEQRQTQPPHVAASGSLGTWEETGLRYDKALPGDRRLSSVMTIVKSRPFREKQGKILLEGRRLIADALKAGAAPQVFFFSRLEYIKELPVEKLKGVRLVKVKFEDIKDWSDLVTPQGIMGIFAKPDYSKMTYPESQRHHSLPLLLICDNLRDPGNLGTVLRSAAGAGCSRVLLTKGCVDAWEPKVLRAGMGAHFQVPVINNLEWEAVPEHLPPNTRVYVADNCGLYARAHASDKAGVCDPRFLKFHKSKEEVEELESGAGKGWLPELEVQSYDLDWTEAPAAVVIGGETHGVSLESLWLAERTGGKRLLIPVVPGVDSLNSAMAASILLFEGKRQLRARAELGSRSQSYH; the protein is encoded by the exons ATGGCGGCGCTGGCGGGGGCCGCGCGGCGGGGCCTGCGGCCGGTGCTGTCACCGGCGGTCCAGGCTGGCGCCCTGGACGCGCGGCGCTGGGTGCGGGCGCTGCGACGGAGCCCCGTGAACGTGGTGCTTTCATCCGGACAGGTGGTGGGACGGAAGCCGCCCCGCACGGCGGCGTCCGAGGCCGGTGGCCAGGAGCAGCGACAGACACAGCCGCCGCACGTGGCCGCGTCCGGGTCGCTCGGCACTTGGGAAGAGACTGGGCTTCGCTATGATAAGGCTTTGCCTGGAGACCGGAGGCTGAG CAGTGTCATGACGATAGTGAAGTCCAGGCCGTTTCGGGAGAAGCAGGGGAAGATCCTGCTGGAAGGTCGCAGGCTGATAGCGGACGCGCTCAAGGCTGGAGCGGCGCCACAAGTTTTCTTCTTCAGCCGTCTGGAATATATAAAGGAGCTGCCGGTCGAGAAGCTGAAAGGGGTCCGCCTCGTTAAGGTGAAATTTGAGGATATCAAGGATTGGTCCGACCTGGTAACGCCGCAAGGAATAATGG GGATTTTTGCGAAGCCCGATTACAGCAAGATGACTTACCCAGAGAGTCAGCGTCACCATTCGTTGCCTCTGCTCTTGATTTGTGACAACCTCCGTGACCCCGGGAACCTGGGGACAGTTCTCAGATCTGCTGCTGGGGCGGGCTGCAGCAGGGTCCTGCTCACCAAAG gcTGTGTGGATGCCTGGGAGCCCAAAGTGCTGCGGGCAGGTATGGGTGCGCACTTCCAGGTGCCTGTTATCAACAACCTGGAGTGGGAAGCCGTGCCGGAGCACCTGCCCCCCAACACCCGCGTCTACGTGGCCGACAACTGTGGCCTCTATGCCCGGGCCCACGCGTCTGATAAAGCCGGTGTGTGTGATCCACGCTTCCTCAAATTTCACAAGTCCAAGGAGGAGGTGGAAGAGCTAGAAAGTGGAGCCGGTAAAGGCTGGCTCCCTGAACTTGAAGTCCAGAGTTACGACTTGGACTGGACAGAGGCCCCAGCAGCCGTGGTGATAGGCGGGGAGACCCACGGCGTGAGCCTGGAGTCCCTGTGGCTGGCGGAGCGCACTGGGGGCAAGAGGCTGCTGATCCCCGTCGTACCCGGCGTGGACAGCCTCAACTCGGCCATGGCCGCAAGCATCCTGCTGTTTGAGGGGAAGCGGCAGCTGCGGGCGAGGGCGGAACTcgggagcaggagccagagctaccACTGA
- the MRM3 gene encoding rRNA methyltransferase 3, mitochondrial isoform X2 — MTYPESQRHHSLPLLLICDNLRDPGNLGTVLRSAAGAGCSRVLLTKGCVDAWEPKVLRAGMGAHFQVPVINNLEWEAVPEHLPPNTRVYVADNCGLYARAHASDKAGVCDPRFLKFHKSKEEVEELESGAGKGWLPELEVQSYDLDWTEAPAAVVIGGETHGVSLESLWLAERTGGKRLLIPVVPGVDSLNSAMAASILLFEGKRQLRARAELGSRSQSYH, encoded by the exons ATGACTTACCCAGAGAGTCAGCGTCACCATTCGTTGCCTCTGCTCTTGATTTGTGACAACCTCCGTGACCCCGGGAACCTGGGGACAGTTCTCAGATCTGCTGCTGGGGCGGGCTGCAGCAGGGTCCTGCTCACCAAAG gcTGTGTGGATGCCTGGGAGCCCAAAGTGCTGCGGGCAGGTATGGGTGCGCACTTCCAGGTGCCTGTTATCAACAACCTGGAGTGGGAAGCCGTGCCGGAGCACCTGCCCCCCAACACCCGCGTCTACGTGGCCGACAACTGTGGCCTCTATGCCCGGGCCCACGCGTCTGATAAAGCCGGTGTGTGTGATCCACGCTTCCTCAAATTTCACAAGTCCAAGGAGGAGGTGGAAGAGCTAGAAAGTGGAGCCGGTAAAGGCTGGCTCCCTGAACTTGAAGTCCAGAGTTACGACTTGGACTGGACAGAGGCCCCAGCAGCCGTGGTGATAGGCGGGGAGACCCACGGCGTGAGCCTGGAGTCCCTGTGGCTGGCGGAGCGCACTGGGGGCAAGAGGCTGCTGATCCCCGTCGTACCCGGCGTGGACAGCCTCAACTCGGCCATGGCCGCAAGCATCCTGCTGTTTGAGGGGAAGCGGCAGCTGCGGGCGAGGGCGGAACTcgggagcaggagccagagctaccACTGA